From Spirosoma aerolatum, one genomic window encodes:
- a CDS encoding MFS transporter, which yields MKTFYAVLVNSLTASLTNNSVWFAVTFWVYLETKSVVATSVMAGIYSGTVALSGFFLGSLVDRYKKKRAMLLSSIASLGLYALALTSYIMTPQSTFTNPSSPILWVFVVMSLMGAIAGNIRSIALSTLVTVLISEEGRDKANGLVGTANGVSFLVASIFSGLIIGFLGVFWMLVLAIGLTLLAAIHLVSLTIPESGIAHVEGQTKHIDIPGTIRVLQDSQGLFALIFFNMFNNFLGGVFMSLMDAYGLSLVSVQTWGILWGVLSLGFIMGGLAVARVGLGSRPLRTLFISNIVMWTLCVFFTIQASIVLLAIGMFTYLCLIPVVEAAEQTILQKLVPPERQGRVFGFAQSVEEAASPITAFMIGPIAQYIFIPFMTTGAGVDLIGGWFGTGKDRGLALLFTVTGLIGLLITILAMRSRAYRLLSENYQNQAAESVVEG from the coding sequence ATGAAAACATTTTATGCCGTCTTAGTAAATTCACTGACGGCTTCGCTGACCAATAACTCGGTGTGGTTTGCGGTTACGTTTTGGGTGTATCTGGAAACCAAGTCGGTAGTGGCAACGTCCGTCATGGCAGGGATTTATTCGGGTACGGTGGCACTGTCGGGCTTTTTTCTGGGCTCTCTGGTCGATCGGTACAAGAAAAAGCGAGCGATGTTACTCTCGAGTATAGCATCGCTTGGGTTGTATGCGCTTGCCCTGACTAGTTATATAATGACTCCCCAATCGACATTTACGAATCCATCCAGCCCTATTCTCTGGGTATTTGTGGTGATGTCGCTGATGGGCGCAATTGCCGGAAATATTCGCTCGATTGCCTTGTCGACGCTGGTTACCGTGTTGATTTCAGAAGAAGGTCGAGATAAAGCCAATGGACTGGTCGGAACAGCCAACGGGGTATCGTTTCTGGTGGCATCGATCTTCAGTGGATTGATTATCGGATTTTTGGGCGTTTTCTGGATGCTTGTGCTGGCTATTGGGCTTACCCTCCTGGCGGCTATTCATTTAGTTTCGCTTACTATCCCCGAGTCTGGAATTGCCCACGTTGAAGGCCAAACCAAACACATCGATATTCCCGGAACGATACGGGTTTTGCAAGACAGTCAGGGGTTGTTTGCGCTGATCTTTTTCAACATGTTCAACAACTTCCTGGGTGGGGTATTTATGTCGCTGATGGATGCGTATGGGCTGTCGTTGGTGTCGGTACAAACGTGGGGTATTCTGTGGGGCGTACTGAGCCTGGGTTTCATTATGGGCGGGTTGGCTGTAGCTCGGGTTGGTTTAGGTAGCAGGCCACTTCGAACCTTGTTTATCAGCAATATCGTTATGTGGACGCTCTGCGTTTTCTTCACCATTCAGGCGTCGATTGTTTTGTTGGCGATTGGTATGTTTACCTATCTGTGCCTGATTCCGGTTGTTGAAGCGGCTGAGCAAACGATATTGCAGAAACTGGTGCCGCCCGAACGGCAGGGACGCGTATTCGGCTTTGCGCAAAGTGTAGAGGAAGCGGCATCGCCCATCACTGCCTTTATGATTGGGCCTATTGCGCAGTATATTTTCATTCCGTTTATGACCACCGGCGCGGGCGTTGATCTGATCGGTGGCTGGTTTGGTACAGGGAAAGACCGTGGACTAGCACTTTTGTTTACTGTAACAGGGCTGATTGGCCTGTTGATTACCATACTGGCCATGCGTTCCCGAGCGTATCGGCTGTTGTCGGAAAACTATCAAAACCAGGCGGCCGAATCAGTTGTAGAAGGGTAA
- a CDS encoding M61 family metallopeptidase yields MKIVRLLLLAIAALFFQSAIADPTTPLRYEVNLNDRADDQFKVTLHVSGLTDGNAIYQFASTAPGTYQVMDIGRYVRSFKAFDAKGREVKTEQISTNQWKLDKPAQVRTVQYNIAETWDTPVNEHKPYNMCGTSIEQDHVLINGQGVFGYPTGMQATPIEVKLNYPTDWAVGTALEKNDKGNFVAANYDRIVDSPILLGRLTKASTTVAGAQVDVYTYSKTDKIKSDQLLNNMQAMLTAAGKFLKQLPVKRYTFLYHFEDQDWGAWEHSYSSEYVIREEEFSKKLADNMTSIAAHEFFHVVTPLNIHSEIIQQFNFVTPTPSEHLWLYEGVTEWASDAMQLRDKLIDLPTYLNEQTQKILYDKSLDTTYSLSKLGLTCYTDEGQRQYGNIYARGALVAGLLDIRLLELSNGTRGLRELINELATEYGPNRAFPEKDFFDLFAKKTYPEIADFFNRYVKAAEPLPFKEYYGKLGINYIPAMASEEKIPTLGMKASFNGSKFVLSKVPEALQKVGIQENDEWVAFNGTAVNMDNVAKIQADIKQLKAGDPYKITIRRNGQDSTVDAAMQEKANIKQFVFEVDPQATPQQVQLREVWMRNL; encoded by the coding sequence ATGAAGATCGTACGCCTTTTGCTTCTGGCTATTGCAGCCCTGTTTTTTCAATCAGCCATTGCCGACCCAACTACGCCCTTACGCTATGAGGTTAACCTCAATGACCGGGCCGACGACCAGTTTAAGGTAACCCTGCACGTCAGCGGCTTAACCGATGGCAATGCCATTTATCAATTTGCGTCTACCGCACCCGGAACCTATCAGGTTATGGATATTGGTCGCTATGTTCGGTCGTTCAAAGCCTTTGACGCCAAAGGGCGCGAGGTGAAAACAGAACAGATTTCGACCAATCAGTGGAAATTGGACAAACCCGCTCAGGTTCGGACGGTTCAGTATAACATTGCCGAAACCTGGGATACGCCCGTCAATGAGCACAAACCCTATAATATGTGTGGTACTTCCATCGAGCAGGATCACGTACTCATCAATGGACAGGGCGTATTCGGCTATCCAACAGGGATGCAGGCAACTCCTATAGAAGTTAAACTTAACTACCCAACCGATTGGGCGGTAGGTACAGCGCTGGAAAAAAACGACAAAGGAAATTTCGTAGCCGCCAACTACGACCGGATTGTCGATTCGCCGATTTTGCTGGGCCGCTTGACTAAAGCGAGTACTACAGTGGCCGGAGCTCAGGTGGATGTGTATACCTACTCGAAAACCGATAAGATCAAGTCGGATCAGTTACTGAACAATATGCAGGCGATGCTCACGGCAGCCGGGAAGTTCCTGAAACAGTTACCCGTAAAACGCTACACGTTTCTGTATCACTTCGAAGATCAGGACTGGGGGGCCTGGGAGCATTCGTACAGTTCGGAATACGTGATTCGGGAAGAGGAGTTCTCGAAGAAGCTGGCCGATAACATGACCTCCATTGCGGCTCACGAATTTTTCCATGTGGTTACGCCACTGAACATCCACAGTGAGATCATTCAGCAGTTTAATTTCGTAACCCCTACACCGTCAGAACATTTGTGGTTGTACGAAGGCGTAACCGAATGGGCCAGCGATGCTATGCAATTGCGGGATAAGCTGATCGACCTGCCAACCTACCTGAATGAGCAAACGCAGAAAATCCTTTACGATAAAAGCCTCGACACCACGTATAGCCTGAGCAAACTGGGGCTGACCTGTTATACCGACGAAGGACAGCGACAGTACGGCAATATTTACGCCCGTGGGGCACTGGTAGCCGGTTTGCTTGACATCCGTTTGCTGGAGTTGTCGAACGGAACGCGGGGGCTACGTGAATTGATCAACGAACTAGCCACGGAATATGGGCCGAATAGAGCGTTTCCTGAGAAAGATTTCTTCGATCTGTTCGCGAAAAAGACGTATCCTGAGATTGCGGATTTCTTCAATCGCTATGTGAAAGCTGCCGAGCCGTTGCCGTTTAAAGAGTATTACGGTAAACTGGGCATTAACTATATTCCAGCTATGGCTTCCGAAGAGAAAATTCCTACGCTGGGCATGAAGGCATCATTTAACGGGTCGAAGTTTGTATTGTCGAAAGTGCCGGAAGCACTGCAAAAGGTGGGTATCCAGGAAAATGACGAGTGGGTTGCCTTCAATGGCACGGCGGTAAATATGGATAATGTCGCGAAGATTCAGGCTGATATAAAACAGTTGAAAGCGGGTGATCCCTACAAAATTACTATTCGTCGGAATGGCCAGGATAGTACGGTTGACGCGGCCATGCAGGAAAAGGCAAACATCAAACAGTTCGTTTTCGAGGTCGATCCACAGGCTACCCCACAACAAGTGCAACTTCGTGAAGTCTGGATGAGGAACCTGTAA
- a CDS encoding glycine zipper domain-containing protein codes for MKTIHQIVALVGLAVIPFNQFAEAQAVKGWGSGTKGAVIGAGAGAALGAIINKQNRVVGGVVGGVAGGAAGYAIGKKAKRRWSPQAKGTAIGVGAGAAAGAIINKRNRAVGGVIGGVAGGAAGYAIGKHIDNKRKAEAARIAAAERAAAQKAAADRAAANHAEQARAVAQKTAPATTQTVRPGMEAVAGAQGQPVSLVDTTQVVASYILKSGFLPNDTYGDPASPYPTSEYRRKSW; via the coding sequence ATGAAAACCATACATCAGATTGTTGCCCTGGTTGGGTTGGCAGTCATACCATTCAATCAGTTTGCTGAAGCCCAGGCCGTGAAAGGGTGGGGCTCAGGCACAAAAGGGGCGGTCATTGGCGCGGGTGCTGGTGCCGCTCTGGGAGCCATTATCAATAAACAAAATCGCGTTGTGGGCGGTGTAGTTGGTGGCGTGGCGGGTGGTGCCGCTGGATACGCCATTGGTAAAAAAGCAAAACGACGCTGGAGCCCGCAAGCAAAAGGAACAGCTATCGGTGTGGGTGCCGGTGCCGCTGCCGGGGCCATTATCAACAAACGGAACCGGGCTGTTGGGGGTGTCATTGGTGGGGTAGCCGGAGGGGCTGCCGGTTATGCCATCGGTAAACATATCGACAATAAGCGAAAAGCAGAAGCCGCCCGGATTGCTGCGGCCGAACGGGCTGCGGCTCAGAAAGCAGCTGCTGACCGCGCAGCCGCCAACCATGCTGAGCAGGCCAGAGCTGTGGCTCAGAAAACAGCTCCGGCAACAACCCAGACCGTTAGACCGGGTATGGAAGCTGTAGCAGGCGCTCAGGGACAGCCCGTTAGTCTGGTCGATACAACGCAGGTAGTCGCTTCTTATATACTTAAGTCGGGTTTTCTGCCCAATGATACCTACGGAGATCCTGCATCGCCGTATCCTACCTCCGAATATCGTCGGAAAAGCTGGTAG
- a CDS encoding YybH family protein — protein sequence MKAFSCALLAVVLFSSCSKSGETVNIQELNRQFINAWNDKDSSKIISFLADDAHFLQGNTHFKGKGEVADKWVRETLPTLSDLKTNVVSSGTDTQTAYEAGTFSVDVLPLDPKDPHAYGEGNYILLWKKGADNTWKLSYAQLEDLPVQVKN from the coding sequence ATGAAAGCTTTTAGTTGCGCACTGCTCGCAGTTGTGCTGTTCTCTTCCTGTTCGAAGTCCGGCGAAACGGTCAATATCCAGGAGCTTAATCGCCAGTTTATTAATGCCTGGAACGATAAAGATTCTTCCAAAATAATCTCCTTTCTGGCCGACGATGCCCATTTTCTGCAAGGCAATACGCATTTCAAAGGGAAAGGCGAAGTAGCGGATAAATGGGTCCGCGAAACCTTACCTACTTTGTCTGATCTGAAAACGAATGTGGTGAGTTCGGGCACCGATACACAAACTGCCTACGAAGCCGGCACCTTCTCGGTCGATGTGTTGCCGTTGGATCCAAAAGACCCCCATGCCTACGGCGAAGGAAATTATATTCTGCTCTGGAAAAAAGGGGCCGATAATACCTGGAAGCTCAGCTATGCCCAGCTTGAAGACTTACCGGTTCAGGTTAAAAATTAA